The following DNA comes from Deltaproteobacteria bacterium.
TTCGTCTGGGTTCTCGGGATCTTCGAGCCGAAAGCGTTGAACTCCGCCGTGATGGAAAAATTGAGTCATCCGTATCCTTTACATATCCGAAAGGCGCGAAGAAGACTCTAATTCCCAAAACCGTGTTCATTGAACTTCCACGTGTGCCGGCTTCGATTCGAATTAAGTATGACCAGACCTCTATTAATGCTAAACTTCTACCGGAACATTTCCGTGTGGATGTTCCCAGGGGTTGGCGCATCGAGGACGATTCTTCATGAAGTTCGCTGCAGATCGTATGCTGGGTCGCCTGGCAAAATGGCTCCGTATTCTCGGATATGACACCATCTACGATCAAAACATGGACGCAAATTCCGTATTATCCTATACGAGGGATGGGCGTACCGTTCTTACCAGGGGCGGACGCTTCAGGAAGGACTTCCTGAGAGGGATTGTGTGGATTCAGGACGATCGGGTCGATTGGCAAATACGACAGCTCCTGAACGAAAACTATATTGATGCCCAGGGTAAGGAGAAGTTCTTGTTGTGCAGCCGATGCAATGTGAAGTTGCTCGCGGCAAATTATCCGGAGGCTGAGGGCCGTGTGCCGGAATATGTGATGCACAGTCAGAAGAAGATCCTCAGGTGTCCGGCATGCAATCGATTTTATTGGAGTGGAACACATCAGGAGCGGATGAGACATTACATTCGAGCGCGCGTGATAGAAACCAAGGAACCCGAGTCTTTCAGCGGGGGAGAATAGAAACCATCACGTTGATCGCGATCATCAAACGAGTTGATGAAGGAGGATCAGCCGTTCCCTCCGTACTAGGAAGAACAGCCGCCTCGGGCGGTTCTTTCCTGGTCTGCGGCCCTTATTCGGCGTGAAAGGAGGAATCTGTGACCAAGAACGACTCTACAGCGAGCAGCTCCGCGAAGGTGACTGCATCGAAATACCTCACGTTCACTCTATCTAATGAGGTATATGCCATTGAAATTACTCGTGTAAAGGAGATCATCGGGCTGCACGAGATTACCCTTGTTCCCCAGGCGCCGAAGTACGTCAAAGGCGTGATCAACCTGAGGGGAAAAGTGGTGCCCGTCATCGATCTAAGATTGAAATTTGGCCTTCCATCGGAAGACTATACGGAACGTACGTGTATTATCGTTTTGGAAGTGGCCATGGATGGTGGGGTGCTGGAGTACACGGGCGTGGTTGTTGACGCGGTTTCAGAAGTGATAAACATCGATACCGGAAACATAGAACCCACACCCCCTTTAGGGGTCCAAGTGGATACGGAATACATACTCGGCATGGCGAGGATGGGCGATCGCGTCCGAATCCTCCTGGATATCGATCGGGCCCTGGGAGCCGAGTGATCTTCGCGTTTCCGACCACGGTAGACCTGCCTTTCAAAACCGCCTTCCAGACCCGGATCGCGATCAGTACTCGAGATGAGATGGGATCCTATGCAAGGCCGCTTTCGCGACTTCGTCCGGAGACTGCACGGGACCGAGGCTCGTTCAGTGGCTCCGAAAAGCCTTCGCTCCGAAGAGCAGGTCCTGGAACGACTTACTTTTTTCTTGACTTCGGGTTCGGACGCGGTTTATGCTCAAATGCACTGATAATGGGAAATGTGGTAATGGCGATGGAAATTAGAGATAAATCCAGACTTTTTGGCAATTGGCGCAAGTCCTATGCGTACTTTTATTTTTATTATTTTAGGTCGCGCCCATTGCCTTGAGGAATAACAAGATCGTTAGAAAATAAAGGCCGTGGGCGCA
Coding sequences within:
- a CDS encoding purine-binding chemotaxis protein CheW, translated to MTKNDSTASSSAKVTASKYLTFTLSNEVYAIEITRVKEIIGLHEITLVPQAPKYVKGVINLRGKVVPVIDLRLKFGLPSEDYTERTCIIVLEVAMDGGVLEYTGVVVDAVSEVINIDTGNIEPTPPLGVQVDTEYILGMARMGDRVRILLDIDRALGAE